A DNA window from Pyrus communis chromosome 3, drPyrComm1.1, whole genome shotgun sequence contains the following coding sequences:
- the LOC137727471 gene encoding uncharacterized protein → MPASISMDENLGFQYGVSRPGLNPPIQFGNGFCGAGSGLIRGGLGAYGKKICGSSSQYVQSNISKYFSDPQYYFQVNSHYVRNKLKIILFPFLHRGHWTRMTEPVGGRLSYNPPITDIHAPDLYIPFMTFATYLVLAGISLGLSGKFSPEAINWQFVKGMVGWLLQVMLLKASLSSLGGGEAPLLDMIAYTGYTFTGLCVAVLGRITLSYAYYLIIIWTSMCSGIFLAKTIKITLYAEINSYDANMHHYMLLGIAFSQFPLIIWLSNPTGNWFS, encoded by the exons ATGCCGGCTTCCATAAG CATGGATGAGAATCTGGGGTTCCAGTATGGAGTTTCCAGGCCAGGGCTTAATCCGCCAATTCAATTTGGGAATGGATTTTGTGGAGCAGGGTCAGGACTCATTCGAGGCGGATTGGGTGCGTATGGAAAGAAAATTTGTGGTTCAAGTTCTCAGTATGTTCAAAGCAAT ATAAGCAAGTACTTCTCAGATCCTCAATACTACTTCCAAGTGAACTCCCACTACGTCCGAAACAAACTGAAGATAATTCTGTTTCCATTTCTGCACAGG GGGCACTGGACGAGGATGACAGAGCCAGTTGGAGGCAGGCTTTCGTATAACCCTCCAATTACTGACATACATGCCCCAGACTTGTACATTCCATTCATGACATTTGCAACGTACTTGGTTCTCGCTGGGATCTCACTAGGTCTTTCTGGGAA ATTCAGCCCAGAGGCTATAAATTGGCAGTTTGTGAAGGGAATGGTGGGTTGGCTACTCCAAGTGATGTTGCTCAAGGCATCGTTGTCTTCACTTGGGGGTGGAGAGGCACCTTTGCTAGACATGATAGCATATACTGGGTACACTTTCACAGGGTTGTGTGTGGCGGTTCTAGGGCGAATCACGCTAAGCTATGCGTACTACTTGATAATCATATGGACATCCATGTGCTCAGGCATCTTCTTGGCAAAGACAATTAAGATAACTTTGTATGCTGAGATCAACAGTTATGATGCAAACATGCATCATTATATGTTGCTAGGTATCGCGTTTTCTCAGTTCCCGTTGATCATCTGGCTGAGCAACCCTACCGGGAATTGGTTTTCCTGA
- the LOC137730343 gene encoding putative pentatricopeptide repeat-containing protein At5g59200, chloroplastic: MSCSTATVTLNSAFPRNSNPKPRDSQNRRETISLIQKCKQIHQVPPIHGKIIRNFQGQDPFVVFELLRLCSNLKSIDYATKIFQQIQTPNVYLYTALIDGFVSTGFYLDAIWVYCRMVNESVSPDNYVVTSVLKACGFALALEEGRGVHAQVLKLGLSSNRSVRMKLLDLYGKCGEFEFARRVFDEMPDRDVVASTVMITSFSDYGLIEEAIGVFNWDRSKDTVCWTAMIDGLVRNGEMNRALEVFRKMQRNNVRPNEVTVVCVLSACSYLGALELGRWVHSYIDKYDIEFNYIVGGALINMYSRCGDIDEALAVFGKMKERDVSSYNSMIEGLAMHGKSIEAIQMFQTMIKQGPRPNSITFVKVLNACSHGGLSDLGFEIFHSMSSIHGIQPRIEHYGCLVDLLGRSGQLEEAYNFIARMKMAPDYIMLGALLSACKIHGNLELGERVAEILVNCGNADSGTYVLLSNAYASSGRWTEAAQVRAAMKENGTPKEPGCSLIEVNNEIHEFLLGDLRHPKKEEIYKKLTELIHELKSEGYLPATEAVLHDIEDTQKELALSIHSERLAICYGLIATKRGTTLRIVNNLRVCSDCHSMIKLIAKITNRKIVVRDRNRFHHFESGVCSCADYW, encoded by the coding sequence ATGAGTTGCTCAACGGCAACGGTTACATTGAACTCGGCATTCCCGcgaaattcaaatccaaaaccCAGGGATTCCCAAAACCGGAGAGAAACAATCTCTCTAATACAAAAATGCAAACAAATTCATCAGGTTCCGCCAATCCACGGAAAAATCATAAGAAATTTCCAAGGCCAAGACCCATTCGTCGTCTTCGAGCTTCTTCGCCTCTGCTCCAACCTCAAGTCAATCGACTACGCCACCAAGATTTTCCAGCAAATTCAAACCCCAAATGTCTACCTCTACACTGCTCTCATTGACGGGTTCGTGTCGACTGGGTTTTACCTCGATGCGATTTGGGTTTACTGTCGAATGGTTAACGAGTCTGTTTCACCGGATAACTACGTTGTAACGTCTGTGTTGAAAGCTTGTGGCTTTGCATTGGCGTTGGAGGAGGGGAGAGGAGTCCATGCGCAGGTTTTGAAGCTTGGGTTGTCATCGAATCGCTCAGTGAGGATGAAGCTTCTGGATCTTTACGGGAAGTGTGGTGAATTTGAGTTTGCACGGAGGGTGTTCGATGAAATGCCTGATAGGGATGTTGTTGCGTCAACAGTGATGATCACTTCTTTTTCTGATTATGGGTTGATTGAGGAGGCGATTGGGGTTTTTAACTGGGATAGGAGTAAGGATACAGTTTGTTGGACTGCGATGATTGATGGGTTGGTTAGGAATGGGGAGATGAATAGGGCTTTGGAGGTGTTTAGGAAGATGCAGAGGAATAATGTGAGGCCTAATGAAGTTACTGTTGTTTGTGTTTTATCTGCTTGTTCGTATTTGGGAGCATTGGAGCTCGGAAGATGGGTTCACTCTTACATAGATAAGTATGACATCGAATTTAATTACATTGTAGGTGGTGCTCTGATTAATATGTATTCGAGGTGTGGTGATATTGATGAGGCACTGGCAGTGTTTGGTAAgatgaaagagagagatgtgagcAGTTATAATTCCATGATTGAGGGGCTTGCTATGCATGGGAAGAGCATTGAGGCTATCCAAATGTTCCAGACAATGATAAAACAAGGACCAAGGCCAAATAGCATTACTTTTGttaaagtattgaatgcatgtAGCCATGGAGGTTTGTCGGATTTGGGTTTTGAGATATTTCATTCCATGAGTAGTATTCACGGCATTCAACCACGGATAGAACACTATGGATGCTTGGTTGATCTTCTAGGTCGCTCGGGTCAGCTTGAAGAAGCTTACAATTTCATTGCAAGAATGAAAATGGCACCAGATTATATCATGTTGGGGGCTTTGCTAAGTGCTTGTAAAATCCATGGGAACCTCGAATTAGGAGAAAGGGTAGCCGAAATATTGGTGAATTGTGGTAACGCAGATTCAGGAACTTACGTACTGCTATCAAATGCATATGCTTCATCAGGGAGGTGGACAGAGGCTGCACAAGTGAGAGCAGCGATGAAGGAAAATGGAACCCCAAAGGAGCCTGGTTGTAGCTTGATTGAAGTAAACAATGAGATCCATGAGTTCCTCTTGGGAGACCTCAGACACCCGAAGAAAGAGGAAATCTACAAAAAGTTAACGGAGCTAATCCATGAACTGAAATCAGAAGGATACTTGCCTGCAACAGAGGCGGTTTTGCATGATATTGAAGATACGCAAAAGGAATTGGCTCTGTCGATACATAGTGAGAGGCTTGCGATATGCTATGGGCTAATTGCTACAAAACGAGGTACGACTTTGAGGATTGTAAATAACTTAAGGGTTTGCAGTGACTGCCACTCAATGATCAAATTGATAGCTAAGATCACCAACAGAAAGATTGTCGTTAGGGATCGCAATAGGTTCCACCATTTTGAGAGTGGGGTTTGTTCTTGTGCTGATTATTGGTGA